The Teredinibacter sp. KSP-S5-2 genomic interval ATTCAACACCCGATTCAGCCCTTTTCGGCTTTTACCCGTTGCAATAGCCAGTTTATGACCGCGAGCCTTTAACTCTTCCAGAGTATCCATCACACCGGGGAAGAATGGTGAAGGAATAGTATCTGCAGACAAAAAATGTGAAGAATAGCCTTCCTTAATCTCATCACACTTAGACTGATCCGCATTCGGATACAAGGTTCTAACCGCCTTAGGAAGCGACAAACCAATAATATTTTTTATGGTTTCATCGTCCAACACTTCAACTTTGGCATCCTCAGCGGAGCTCTGCATACAGCGCACAATTTTGGCTGCAGAATCACTAATCGTGCCATCCCAATCAAATATAAATAACACTCTATACCTCTAAACTACCGTTAATTTTTCTAAACCGGGGGCTAGATCTTCTGGCAAAGGCGCCTCCAAAAACAAAGCTGTACCATCCGGTAACGGTATATTAAGCGAGGTCGCATGAAGAAAAAGACGTTTTATGCCCAGAGATTTCATCGCCTTGTTAAGCTCCCGATCACCGTACTTCTCATCCCCAATCAAGGGATTACCTACATGTAAGGCGTGAACACGGATCTGGTGGGTTCGACCAGTAATGGGCTTGGCTTTCACTAGCGTTGCCTGCTGATATTGCTGAACAACACTAAAGACCGTTTTCGAGGGCTTACCGTCAAAGGCAACTTTAACCACCCGTTCACCGCTGATAAGCTCATTCTTTCTCAACGGCGCATCCACCAAGGTCTTACGTTTTGACCAATGCCCTTTTACTAACGCCAAGTAGGTTTTATCAATCCCACCTTCCTGGCGAAGCAGATCCTGTAAATACTTCAGCATCGACCGTTTTTTTGCCACCATCACCAACCCGGAAGTATCACGATCCAAGCGATGGACCAGTTCCAGTGATTTATGTTGACCTGGCAGTTGCCGCAACGCCTCGATCAAACCAAGATTCACACCACTACCGCCATGAACCGCAAGACCACTTGGCTTATTGATCACTAATAAACTGGGTGACTCATACACAATTCTGTCAGTAAGGACTTGTAATAAATCCTCACCAGCCACTACGACCGGCTTGCTTGAGACCCGAACAGGTGGGATACGTACAACATCACCGGGAACAAGTTTTCGCTCTGGCTTGACTCGTCCCTTATTGATTCTGACTTCACCTTTTCGAATAATCCGGTAGATAAGAGATTTGGGCACACCTTTTAGCCGGGCAATCAAATAATTATCTATTCTCTGCCCACCCTCTTCGTCCGAAATGGTGTGAAATACGACTTCTGAACTCATTTTTACTGATTTTGTCTGTTTCGACTAAAAACCGGCATGATAACAGGGATTGACGGCGATAAACCCATTTCTCAGCATTTAAAGCCCCTTTCAGCAAAATTATCTAAGCCGCTGAATTGAAAGGCAATTACTGGGGTGCTATATTCCACCTTAGTCAATGCTTACCCCGAGACCGGTGGTTTTTAAACAGTTGTTTAGCATTTTGACGACCTAAACCAGGACAAAGGCACACAAAGGTCACGCCCAAGTCCCGTTAAGGTACAGTTTTTTATGGTGCTCAGTAATTATACAGCTGGGCGTATATTGACAATCACAGCACACTAACATGACTGTGCAAGAGGTAAGACCAAGGGTGGCAGGTAGCTACCGGAAGGATTTTTACCCAAAGCCAATACTAAGCTTTGGGCTAAGAGTAACAATGTATATCGTGCTCTATGAAAAAGGCTGAACACACTAGTAAGCCTAACTGCGACGAATAATGTCAGGTTTTAGCGCAATTTAGTCTGCGCTGGTAGAAAGAAGTATAAAGACAGAAAATAGCACCAAAAGCTCAAATACAGAGCAGCCCAGAAGGCCTGAATTGGTGCGCTGAAAAACACATATACCAAGTATTTAGCTTGGGTTCTGTTATTAGCTCACCTGCATTCGCACAAACATGGTTTTCCATGTACATACCTTCCGTTAACAACCTAGTACATTGGATAAGGTTAAATGCCGCACTAATTGTGGGCATAGGAAAAGAACAAAAACTCAACTACACACAGAACTCTGCTCTTCCAAATAAATGGGTTATGCAGGTAACTTCTGGTTGCGTCGCATATTCCGCTGATTGAGACCCAATTCAGTGGAATGCGTTTTAATTTTCTGAACCTGTCTTTTGTTTCCCCAGAGGCTTGCTCTGGCGTTGTCGTATTAGTTGTGTCGACAATGAGAACACTACAATATGAAGAGAATGCTTATTAACGCAACTCAACCTGAAGAGATGCGTGTAGCACTGGTTGATGGACAATGGTTGTATGATCTGGACATCGAAAACCGACTAAGAGAACAAAAGAAAGCAAACATCTACAAGGGCAAAATCACCCGAATCGAGCCCAGCTTAGAAGCTGCGTTTGTAGACTACGGTGCAGAACGCCACGGCTTCCTTCCCCTCAAAGAAATATCCAGAGAATACTTCCTCAAGCAACCGAAAGATATCGATGGACGCATTCGTATCAAGGATGTCGTAAAGGAAGGCCAGGAAGTCATTATTCAAGTTGATAAAGAAGAACGTGGTAATAAAGGGGCTGCTTTGACCACTTTTATCAGCCTCGCCGGTCGCTACCTAGTGCTCATGCCTAACAACCCCAGAGCGGGCGGTATATCCCGCCGCATCGATGGGGATGATCGCGCCGACCTAAAAGATGCGTTAAGCAAGACTGAAGTCCCTCAGGGCATGGGCATTATTGTCCGAACAGCCGGCGTTGGCCGCAGTGCGGAAGAGCTCCAATGGGACTTGAACTACTTATTACAACTTTGGGAGTCAATCCAAAAGGCGTCTTCCGAGTTAGATGCACCTCATTTCCTATTCCAGGAAAGTAACGTCATTATCCGAGCGATTCGAGACTACCTCCGCCCCGACATTGGCGAAGTGATCGTGGACACCCGAGAAGCATACGACCTTGCTGCACACTTCATTGAGAAAGTGATGCCGAACTACCGCAGTAAAGTGAAGTATTACGAGGAAACCGTCCCTCTTTTCAACCGCTTCCAAATTGAGGGTCAAATCGAAACCGCGTTTGAGCGAGAAGTAAAACTGCCATCAGGCGGCTCGATTGTTATTGACGTAACTGAAGCACTTATCAGTATTGATATCAACTCATCCAGGGCAACCAAAGGTGGTGATATCGAAGAAACGGCACTACAGACCAACCTGGAAGCCGCGCAGGAAATTGCTCGCCAATTACGTCTGCGTGATATCGGTGGTTTGGTGGTCATTGACTTCATTGATATGCAGCCTGTACGCAACCAACGAGCAGTAGAAAACTGCATGAAAGAAGCCCTGGCGATGGATAGAGCCCGAGTACAGCTGGGTCGTATCTCTAAATTTGGCCTGTTGGAAATGTCCCGTCAGAGACTTCGCCCCTCTCTTGGTGAAACAACATCCAAGGTGTGTCCTCGCTGTAGCGGTCAAGGCGTTATTCGTGGAACCAAATCTTTGGCGCTATCTATTCTTCGCCTGGTTCAAGAAGAAGCAAACAAAGAAAGCAGCGCGGAAATTCGTGCAATTGTGCCAGTACCCGTTGCTACCTACCTGCTCAATGAAAAACGTAAAGCGATCTCAAAGATTGAATCTTGTCATCAGACTCGAGTGGTCATCTTACCTAATGCAGAGCTGGTAACACCACACTTCGAAGTCCAACGTTTACGTGAAGGCGATATCGACGGCGTTGCCACCAGCTACAAAATCGATATTCAGCACGAAGAGACAAAAGAAGAAAACACCCAGGAATTCAAATCTCCTGCTGAGTTACCGAAACCAGCTGTTCAACAACTTGCGCCATCTCAACCGGCGCCAAGCGCACCGGATGAGCCTGGAATTATCAGCAAGCTTTTCAAAGCTATTGCTTCATTCTTTAAATCCAGTGGTGACAAGAAAAACAGACAGTCGCGCAAAGGAAGAAAACGCGGCCATCAGAAACGACGCGTCGATCCACGTAACAAAAATCAACAGACGCGTAATAGAAAAAATAACCGTCGCAGAAAGGATGATGAGGTAACGGATAATCTGACCAACAAGCCTCAGACAGCCAGAACTAACGCGCGCGAGCAAAAACCGAATGACAAGCGTGACAATCGATCACGCCGCAAGAATCAACAGGACAACCGTAACCAGGAACAACCTCAACAACAAAATGATTCACAATCACCTCAACAGGAAGGCCGTCCAAATAGGCGTCCTGCCGGTCGCAAGGGACGTCCTCAAGAGCGCAAGCGCAAGCCTTTGCCAACGGAAGTTGAACAGGATTTGAACCAACAGGTAAATCAGGCGATTGATACTGCGGATTCTCACAAAGCTGAGAGCGAGAAACGAGAAAATACTGCCGGCAACACCGCTTCCAACCATGCCGAAGAAAAGCCACAAGCTAACCAGCATAGTGAGCAAAGCATGGCGGTAAGTGACACATCGGTTAATCCGCAAATCACAGACGCCGTAACCAACCAAGCAGGCACTGAATCCGCAATAGAGACTACTGATGAAAGTCAGAGGTTGGGAGAAAAACAGGTTGCCGACGCCCCTGTAGTTGAGGTATCCACTAAAGATGCTAAAGCCCCTATTACTGCTGCTGCAGAAGAACTGAAAGATGAACCTCAGGTACAAGAAGAAGCTCCTCAGGTTTCAGAAAATGAGCCTTCTTCCACTTCCGAAGCAGTACAAGTAGAGAAAACACCAACAGAAGCCCAGCCAGTCGCAAAGGAACCGAAGACTTATACTCGAGCAGCAAACGATCCTCGCTTAGCCCCTAAGCCTGTATCAACTACCCTAGTGACCAGTATCGAGTACCCAATTTCGATGACTCGACCACTGGATACATCCAAGCCGGCCGAGATTACACGTAGTCCCCGTCCGTTTACCCGCGCAGCAAATGATCCAAGAACGCGCGCACAAACAGCAGCGGATACAAGTGAAATGCCAGCAGAGGTTGGGAATCAGGAATAAATCAAAAAAAATCGAAAAAACATAGGCTTATGACTTGTTCCTCGCGTAATCCTATGTATAATCTGCTGCCTCCGGTGGGGTGGCTGAGTGGTCGAAAGCGGCGGTCTTGAAAACCGTTGAGTGTAACAGCTCCCAGAGTTCGAATCTCTGCCCCACCGCCATATATCAAAGGGCTTATCTAGAAATAGATAAGCCCTTTTCTTTTATGTGCTCGACATTCATATTCTTTTCCGCAATGTAGGCGCGCACCTATAGCCGCCCAGCCACACCAACAGCGACAAGTAAAAGCATTCCAACCAATAGTTTGATAAAACTCATCTCCTATCCCCAACTTTATGTCTATTATCAAACTTTAAAGACTGTCTTTTATGGCTTCCCCTCACCTCTAAACAGAACAAGCTGGTATGCGTTGTATTTTTATGCCACTGTTTGTCGCCCTATTTGTACATTGCCCTGCAACATACGGGCAAACACCTGATAGTGCCTCATCGAAAGTACTTACGGTGATTATCGCCGAAGATGTCGCTAGTGATGTCCAACGTTTTCTGGCAGAGAAAAAACTTCCGGCAACTGGTATCACAGACTTTGGTGGTAAATACTCACGACGGGACGTTGTGGAAGTCATTTTATTTCACCAGGCTCTGCGCCTGGGGGGCTTTGAAGGAACGATCCAATTCTCTACACAAGCGGACATAAGGCGCGCACTGAGAAAGCTCTCACAGGGTAAATACGCAGCCTGGGCAACCACTCTGCCAGACTCCCTCATTGAGGAGGAACAAAACCTCTTAAAATCCGAACCTTTGGTATATGACAGCAACTACTATGTTGGCTTATACACGACCCGAGAAAACCTTCAATTGCTTTCTCCTAGAACTCTGAGCAAACTCCGCGAATACTGCGTAGTCTCAAGTAATCTATGGGTAGCAGACTGGAAGACCCTCCAGGCAATGGAACTCCCCTGCCTACATTCTGCCGACCGCTGGGAATTGATATTGAGAATGCTGAAAAAAGGGCGCTCGCAATTTACCATGGCACCATTCCAAAACACGCCCGATATGCGATTTGTAACAGATGAAGTTACCCTATTTCCGGTGCCGGGAATTAAAATTGCCTTACTGGGAAAACGGCATTGGGTAACCAGTGGCAAGCATCCCTATGGAAGCATGACGTTATCCTACTTGAATAAGGGCCTGGATATACTTCATTCCCAAGGGACAGTGATCAAGGCCTACAGAGAGTCAGGGACCATACAAAGCACAACAGACCGATGGATTGTCATCAATAAACCTAACCAGAAAAAACCACCCCAAAACTAAGTAAGATGACATTTTCTTTCATCTTTTAATCTTGTCTGCGACAGTGCTTGATTGTTACATTGGTACAAGCATACTTACAATCTACCTCACTATAACGATAATCAATAGGAACCTTGATATGCGCAGGATATTATTAGGTTTAGCGATAGTTGTAATCGCAACCGGCTGTTCAGAGAACAACAATCCGTATATGGATGACATTCAGGCCGCCAAAGAGAAAACCCAGCAATGCCTGGATGAACTACATGCAGCCATCTCCGCTCGCAATGAAGCAGAAATGAACCGGCTCACTAACGACGAACAATGCATGCTAGCGAACAAAGCCCATGCTCGGCACGTTAACCAATCAAAAATTTCTCCGGCTATTCCCCCATCGAATGATCCGAGGCAACCCGCGACAGATTCGAACCACGGTACACAGATCAGCCCTGTTGAAATCGAAGCAGCAAAAGCCAAACAAAATGAAGAGTGGGAAAAGGAGTTCCGAGCTATGGAATTTCGCGATTACTACCAGCTTTCAAAAAAATGCTTAACTTCTATGATCGAGAGAAAAACACCTCGCTGCGCGGTAGTAAGAAGCTTAATCAACGAACGATACGAGGCAGAAGAAAAAACTCTCCTCGCAGAATATCAAGACAAGTCTCTCGAAGAGTACGCTAAAGCAGTTTGTACAGGCGAAAGCCGTGATGATGCAAAATGTGAAATAGCCTTACGAGCTTCAGGCAAAGCACGTCAGTAACCCCTCTGCCCATGCCCACACCCTATTTAGCGGTGTGGGGTTCCTTTCTCATAATTTTTCTTCTCAATAAATCACTTTTATTTTTCTATATACAACTAAAACGTTTGAGAAATAAAAATTAATGCTCCCACGATTAGCAATCCAAACCATCCGGGATGTCGCCCTTTTGTCGCAACAAGCACCAAAACACAACCGACTAAAAATGCCACTCCTATTGCATTTAGCACAACCAAACGAACTGAACCAATATCCAATGCAATAGTTAAAAGGATCGCAGAAAAAGTCCACCCAAATACACTAACCAAATGCCATGTAGCCCAAAGAATTCTTACACTACCTGGCTTCAGAGGAAAAACACCCTCACCAGAAATAACACCGAAGTTACGCAGTTTACTGAAAACAAGCATCTCTCCGAGAATTGAATGCACACACCCGACAAAAGCAGCAATAATAGCTGCAGCAACTAAAGCACTTTGCATACACACACTCTGCGATTTATCACTTAGATACCCCCTATCAAAAATATAACCATCTATGCACACACATTTGATATGCTCATACAAGAAATAGAAAAAAACAACGACATATCTCTGTACATCATGCAGAAACATCATATTCTCCTTCATTTAACACCTCAAGCCAGAGCTTTCCTTTTTCTTCAGCAGTCAAAAAAGTATAGAGCCTAATTAGCAGCGTTTAAGATCTATTTAAAAAAAGCCCCCTCTTGATAAAAAATTAACTTCAACCAGTTGTTTTTGGGGTTGACTCTACGGCAATCACAACGATGACAAGCGATCGAAAAACTAAAAAAAATATCCTCCTGCTCCATATGACTAACTCCACTAACTTCGACTGATATACATCTAGACGACGTCACCAAAATTCCGTTATATTCGTGGGCATACATAATTCAAGACAAACTCTACAAGGTAATACACATGGAACTGACGCTTACTCAGGCTCGCGTAATTGGCTCACTACTTGAAAAAGAAATTACCACTCCAGACCAGTACCCCCTCACCCTCAATTCACTTACCACTGCCTGCAACCAGAAGACCAGCCGGGAACCGGTAATGAGTTTGACTGAAACCGACGTACAGGAAGTTCTGGATGAACTAAATAAAAAAGGCTTAATTAGCGAAGTGGTTTTTGGCAGTCGGGTACCAAAATATAAACATCGTTTCTGCAATACCGAATTCAGCCAACTACAACTAAACAAAAAAGAACTTGCCTGCATATGCATCATGTTATTGCGCGGCCCGCAAAGCACAGGAGAACTGCGGACGCGAACAACCCGACTATACGGGTTTGTAGATGTATCTCAGGTGGAAAACACGTTGGAGCAACTAATGCAACGAGACGGAGACCCACTGATTGTTCGCTTAGAAAAAGAATCAGGAAAACGGGATTTTCGCTACATGCATCTATTGGGAGATGAAGAAAGCTTTAATCAATACGTATCCTCGCAACAGGAAAAGCAAGCCGTAGGCACCTCAGTAATGAGTAAAAATCAATATCTGGAACGAATAGAATCGCTGGAAAAAGAAGTAGCCGAACTTAAGGATGAAGTCGCTTACCTAAAACAACAATGGGAAGAACTGAATAGCTAATTCGTTCAAAGCCAAAATCAGATTAGTTTATTTACCACATGCTCTATTTTAAGCAGGGAAGCTTCTGGCTACTCGCCCGTTTCTTGGCAATAAAGCCTTTACAAAAAACTCTCTATCAAAAAAACGGGTCGATAGATTTGAGCCCTTCTCAGCCTTATCAATTAAAAATCAAATCGCTAATACAACTAAATAACTGTCTTTATTTGAAGGCCCATTCAAAAATAAACCCGGAATCACACTCATCGTCCATCACAAAAAACAAACCTCATTTACTACGCCAGATAATGATATAAATATTTTTATTGCACGCCTCGACGGCCCCACCATATCTATTTCAGACTTTGCTATTCGCTTTTTGGATATTTTTGTTTAACTTTTTAGACTGCATGCACAATTAGTAAAAAAGCATTAGAAAATAATCCCGAGACATCCAAAAGCTGCTATTGTTATTTGAGGCTGCTTGTTCTAGCGACAGAAGAAATCGGGGTATGCCTAACCAGGCCATAGAATCCTTCTGAATATAAACTCATTATTTAGTAGAAAGAATTATAGATGGATACCTTCTCAAAAATACTCAATGATTACGACGAAGATTTCCTGAACAGCTTTATTGAGCAAATTCACGAAGAAATTGCCAATATCGAATCCAATCTAATGCTAATCCATACTGCGACAGACAAACAGCAACGTCTGGATGCAGTTTTTGTTTCCATTCAGGAAATAGGTGTGGCCTGCCGCATAGGCTGCTGGGATCCGCTAATTCTTTTTATGAACAAAGCAGAAATGGTAATTTCCGGATTTCGCTCCGGACATCTACAAATGAATGAATTAGCCATAGAAGTCTTTCTGTTGATGATAGATATTTTAAGAACGACTGCAGAGGACATGGTTAAAATCCGTGTACTGGATTCTCACCTGCTTAATGCCTTCAGTCGTCGAATGGATGAAATTCATATTGCAGACCAGGAACAAAAAAACGAGTTACTCAACGAAACCTTACTACAGTATTCCGTTCGGGTTAAAAAAGACGTAGTCTATAATGCGTTCGAAGACGCAAACAAAAAAAAGCTCAGCCAGCCAATCCAATCAGCCAATATTGAAACAAGTTGCTCACTGGAAAGTGCGGAACTGACGCGCTTTTGTAATCTGGCAGACGCTCTGGAAATGCGTTTTCCTCATTGGCGAGGCCGAACAGAAACAATATTGGAAACCTGTTTGCTGATTAATGCCAGCCTGGGTGAAATTATAGATCACCGCCAACTAACTGCTGCCGTGTATCTACACGATATTGGCATGGCGTTACTTCCCGACTCCATCGTCTATAAAAAAGGAAAATACAGCTCGGAAGAAACCATGCTAATGCAAAATCATCCGAATTACGCCTATGACATACTTAGTTGTATTCCGGATTTTGAGGACGCGGCACAAATGGTATTGCAGCACCATGAATGGTTTAACGGTGATGGATACCCTGCGGGTCTTAAGTATTCAGGTATTGCCGCTGGAGCACAAATTCTTTCCATTGCCGACACATTTTATTCACTGACCCATTCACGCCCGGATAGAAACTACAACAAATCGATTGTTCGCGCGCTTTCAGAAATTAATCGTAATATGGGGACTCAATTTGACCCGGATGTAGTGGAAGCCATAAATGCAATCAGTCGCCAACTTGTTTCACTCTACGAAAACAAACCCCATTTCACTTCAATGCATCATGAAAATGTAGATAATCTGGAAGTAAACAGCGCGAACGAATACGACCCTCACTTTTCGACCATTCATGCTAAATACGGAGCATAAAAAAGGGTTTACCGGGCAAGTATTCCCTGCCCGGTAAAATCTCACACTTAATTTGTTAATACGATTCGATACTTTGCTTCACCACTTCGTAAACGTTTCAACGCGTCGTTGACTTTTGCCATAGGAAAGGTTTCCACGACCGGTTGAATATTATGTCGTTTGGCGAAATCCAGCATTTTGACAATCGTTGCCGGGCTACCAACGGGTGAGCCGGAAACCTGTCTTTGCGCCCCAATTAACCCAAATACCCCAATATCAAGAGGCTCCAATGTTGCCCCCACGAAATGCAAACGCCCTTTCGGGGCAAGCGTATTGATGTAGAGGTTCCAATCCAACTTCACATTGACCGTGGAAATAATTAAGTCGAATTGGCCAGCAGCCGCTTCAAGGGCGTTTTCATCACGAGAGTTCAGTGTGTGATGAGCACCGAGTTCAAAGGCCTCTTTTATTTTGGCTTCAGACGAGGTAAACGCTGTGACCTCACATCCCCATGCATTGAGAAACTGGACAGCCATATGTCCCAAGCCTCCAATACCGATCACCCCAACTTTAGCGGTTGGGGGGATATCAAACTGCACCAACGGATTGAACACAGTAATACCACCGCAAAACAATGGGCCGGCGGACTCCAGGTCCATTCCTTCAGGAATAGCAATAACGCTGTTTGCCTGAGCACGAACTTTATCGGCAAAACCACCGTGATGGTGGACGATGGTCCCTGCTGCTGTCGCACATAAATTGTGATCACCGGATTGACAACAAGCACAATGGTTACAGTAGCCGGCATGCCAACCCAGTCCGACATTTTGCCCGATGGTCAAGTTGGTAACCTTTTTACCAACCTTTGCAACAGTACCAACGACTTCATGGCCCGGCACCAATGGGTAAGAAGTCATTCCCCAATCATTATCCAACATGCTCAAATCACTGTGGCAGATACCGCAGTATTTGACATCTATTTCAACTTCATTCTCGCCTAATTCACCTGGGTCGTACTCAAAAGGCTGGAGTTCGCCGCCCATATCTTTCGCTGCGTAAGCACTGATCATTCTTATCTCCCATTAATTGAATTGCTAAATGCATTTAAATAATGAAACAAAACGAAAGATAGCAGTGATTTTGTTGTTTTTGCGTGAAAAGAATATTACAGCGCCAATAACACAGGCATTAAAGGAAAATCAAAAAATTAAAACTCTTTACAACTAATCCAGACAATATAGATACCAGGCACTTTTTCTAGCCTGTAATTTATCGTATAGATTTTGAGCGGCAATATTATCTTGTGCCGTTAACCACTGTAACCTGGCAGCCCCCTGAGACTTGGCATACTCCCCTGCACATTCAATTAATTGACGAGCAAAACCTTTTCCCCGGTGAGCCTCGCAAGTATATAAATCATTTAATACCGCTACCTTCGAGGTGATCGAGGAAACATAAGTAAAATAGACCGTTGCAAAGGCGACAGGTTTTCCGTGGTGGCGATAGAGAAATTGGCAACCTAACGGACTGCCACTGCCAAGCTGAGAAAAGAACGTCAGGTTTCGTCCATCAGAAATGTTTTGTACTTGATAAAACTCTTGATACTGTCGAATTAAGGGCAGCAATTCGGAAAGATTATCCGGTGAAACTCGTTCAATCATTATAGTTACGCTCACCTACTCCATTGTCTGAAATACCATTTACACGTAAAAGTATTCATCAAAATCTGTCGAGCATCTATGCACTAAAACAAATTTTTATACATTGTGAAGGTGTTGATATATTGCTTTTTAAAACAAATGAGAAAGAGTGCTATTTCAATGACAGAAGTACAAAACAAAGATACAGAAAAGATTTTATAACGCCTCATAAGGAGAGGCGCTATAGAGTGAGTGTGCCAGGCTCTCATAGTAATATTACTGAAGCAAATAATATGCGTTGTCTCACTGGTCGGACCAAACAGCAAACTCGTTACCACTAGGCTCAGAGAAATGAAAACGTCTTCCTCCCGGAAAGGAAAATATCGATTTTACAATTTCCCCTCCGGATGCTTTCACTTTTTCAAGCGTTGCTTCCAGATCCTGACTATAGAAGACCAATAGTGCCGCACCATTTTCAGTTCTGGATTTCATGTCTGCCAAGTAAAAGCCGCCATCCAAACCCTGGTTGGAAAACGCCGTGTATTCAGGGCCGTAATTAACGAACTGCCAATTAAACGCGGATTGAAAAAATGTCTTTGTAGCGGTTAAATCTCGCGAAGGGTACTCTACATAGTTTAATTTTTCATGTTCGTTCATAACCAGCTCTCCTAAACTTATCAACGACATAGAATATGGAATTGACTATGCATTCTAGACTGCCTAGTCACGTGAAGTGTTGATTTATTTCCTTCTTGGCGGCAGTGTTTGAACAAACGATTCACATACTGTAATCCAACGCGTTAAATCCGCCTCTTTTGCAATACCTTCCGGCAATACATAAACCATCCCTTTCATCACTTTACCGATAAAGTCCATTTCTCGTACATGTTTTTGAGCCAAACACTCGGAATAACGCTCATTCCCTACACGAGCCATCAATGTATCGCCAAGAATACCGCAGCACATATGGTTGTTTACCATGTAGCAGAGTCCACCAAACATCTTTTTTACTTGCACATCTTTACGACCGAAAAAATACTCATTCATTCTTTCCTCTAAACCTGCATCATACGCCATAGTAGAAAACTCCTTGTATTAGCAAAAAATATATTGTCACTTTGTTTTCGTAGAGATTAACAATGACTCATAGGCTCGACGTACAGCATGAAAGTCTTCACTTTCTCCCCCTTTATCCGGGTGAGCCTGAGCAATTTTTTTTCGGTAAGCTTGTTGAATGTCCTGCCAACTTGCATCCTGTTCAACACCTAAAATCGATAGAGATTCTGCACGTTCATCCAACGCATGGTAGCGTGTCCAGAAATTCGCCATAAGCTGGCTGACATTTTCCGGGGTTGCACAGTGGAAGTTCTGCCAATCCAGGTAATACTCCGCTAACGCTTTTTCTGCTGACAACTCGCTTAAGTCAGACCCTACGCCCTCCGGCACAACAGACAAACGAATAGTTGATGGCGTAATATCTAAACGTTCGCCCTTCTCAAAAAGCTCAGTTTGCAAACCATAGAGACAATGGC includes:
- a CDS encoding HD-GYP domain-containing protein, with the protein product MDTFSKILNDYDEDFLNSFIEQIHEEIANIESNLMLIHTATDKQQRLDAVFVSIQEIGVACRIGCWDPLILFMNKAEMVISGFRSGHLQMNELAIEVFLLMIDILRTTAEDMVKIRVLDSHLLNAFSRRMDEIHIADQEQKNELLNETLLQYSVRVKKDVVYNAFEDANKKKLSQPIQSANIETSCSLESAELTRFCNLADALEMRFPHWRGRTETILETCLLINASLGEIIDHRQLTAAVYLHDIGMALLPDSIVYKKGKYSSEETMLMQNHPNYAYDILSCIPDFEDAAQMVLQHHEWFNGDGYPAGLKYSGIAAGAQILSIADTFYSLTHSRPDRNYNKSIVRALSEINRNMGTQFDPDVVEAINAISRQLVSLYENKPHFTSMHHENVDNLEVNSANEYDPHFSTIHAKYGA
- a CDS encoding HAD-IIIA family hydrolase translates to MLFIFDWDGTISDSAAKIVRCMQSSAEDAKVEVLDDETIKNIIGLSLPKAVRTLYPNADQSKCDEIKEGYSSHFLSADTIPSPFFPGVMDTLEELKARGHKLAIATGKSRKGLNRVLNNLDMSEFFDSTRCADETASKPHPQMLNELLTEFEVSAAEAVMIGDTEYDMEMAMSIDMHRIAVSYGAHHVDRLKPYYPNMCIDRFDQLLSWDLSA
- a CDS encoding YceH family protein, whose protein sequence is MELTLTQARVIGSLLEKEITTPDQYPLTLNSLTTACNQKTSREPVMSLTETDVQEVLDELNKKGLISEVVFGSRVPKYKHRFCNTEFSQLQLNKKELACICIMLLRGPQSTGELRTRTTRLYGFVDVSQVENTLEQLMQRDGDPLIVRLEKESGKRDFRYMHLLGDEESFNQYVSSQQEKQAVGTSVMSKNQYLERIESLEKEVAELKDEVAYLKQQWEELNS
- the rne gene encoding ribonuclease E — its product is MKRMLINATQPEEMRVALVDGQWLYDLDIENRLREQKKANIYKGKITRIEPSLEAAFVDYGAERHGFLPLKEISREYFLKQPKDIDGRIRIKDVVKEGQEVIIQVDKEERGNKGAALTTFISLAGRYLVLMPNNPRAGGISRRIDGDDRADLKDALSKTEVPQGMGIIVRTAGVGRSAEELQWDLNYLLQLWESIQKASSELDAPHFLFQESNVIIRAIRDYLRPDIGEVIVDTREAYDLAAHFIEKVMPNYRSKVKYYEETVPLFNRFQIEGQIETAFEREVKLPSGGSIVIDVTEALISIDINSSRATKGGDIEETALQTNLEAAQEIARQLRLRDIGGLVVIDFIDMQPVRNQRAVENCMKEALAMDRARVQLGRISKFGLLEMSRQRLRPSLGETTSKVCPRCSGQGVIRGTKSLALSILRLVQEEANKESSAEIRAIVPVPVATYLLNEKRKAISKIESCHQTRVVILPNAELVTPHFEVQRLREGDIDGVATSYKIDIQHEETKEENTQEFKSPAELPKPAVQQLAPSQPAPSAPDEPGIISKLFKAIASFFKSSGDKKNRQSRKGRKRGHQKRRVDPRNKNQQTRNRKNNRRRKDDEVTDNLTNKPQTARTNAREQKPNDKRDNRSRRKNQQDNRNQEQPQQQNDSQSPQQEGRPNRRPAGRKGRPQERKRKPLPTEVEQDLNQQVNQAIDTADSHKAESEKRENTAGNTASNHAEEKPQANQHSEQSMAVSDTSVNPQITDAVTNQAGTESAIETTDESQRLGEKQVADAPVVEVSTKDAKAPITAAAEELKDEPQVQEEAPQVSENEPSSTSEAVQVEKTPTEAQPVAKEPKTYTRAANDPRLAPKPVSTTLVTSIEYPISMTRPLDTSKPAEITRSPRPFTRAANDPRTRAQTAADTSEMPAEVGNQE
- the rluC gene encoding 23S rRNA pseudouridine(955/2504/2580) synthase RluC; this encodes MSSEVVFHTISDEEGGQRIDNYLIARLKGVPKSLIYRIIRKGEVRINKGRVKPERKLVPGDVVRIPPVRVSSKPVVVAGEDLLQVLTDRIVYESPSLLVINKPSGLAVHGGSGVNLGLIEALRQLPGQHKSLELVHRLDRDTSGLVMVAKKRSMLKYLQDLLRQEGGIDKTYLALVKGHWSKRKTLVDAPLRKNELISGERVVKVAFDGKPSKTVFSVVQQYQQATLVKAKPITGRTHQIRVHALHVGNPLIGDEKYGDRELNKAMKSLGIKRLFLHATSLNIPLPDGTALFLEAPLPEDLAPGLEKLTVV